The DNA sequence GATAGAGGCGGACGTCGTGTTGTCTAAGCACCACGCACAATCGAAATTTGACATACATTCTCCGCAAGAGGTAAACCGCTGGCATTCCGCCGGCACACCCGCCACAACACCGATCACGGCTAAACTCAGAACCGATATCAAGACCAGCCAAGAGGTCATTATGCTTTCTGAAGATTTGTTTACTACACGGATTATCCCAACCCGCTAACCCTGAAATCCCTGGTTTTTGAGCTTCGCCAGGCTTCGCCAATGAATGGAAAGGATTcttatctttttattttttaccgACAACATTGAGTCAAGCTCCGCCAAAACGAACAAATAAGGACGTGCTGCTTGGACACCATCGAGCCAGCATGGGGATTGCCCATGACCGATAACTATTGATAAGACCCACTATATAGTAGTGTTCTTGAGGGGGAAGATGGCCATCAAATCATTGCAAAGAAAGGGTCGGTGAACTGGAGGATTCTTTTTGCTCCTCTGCAGCATCCCAAATAATGAATCGAAGACAAACCCAGGCCAATGATCTCAAGAGTTGAATGAGGGATTTTGGAAAGTGGTGGATTTGCTTTCATATAAGGGGTTGTCTTGTTCACCCAATTGTCGTTCATTCTCGGCTTTCCAAGCTTGATACTGCTTCCATCGCCGGAGATCGTTGATATTGACAATCACAATAGCGGTGATCAAAAGAACGATACCACTCAGGAGGAGGAGTCCAATGCTCGACCCCACGATCACGGCCATGGGAATCACCGTACAGGAGGTGATGGCTTGATAGGTTCCGCTCACATTGCGGAAAGCCACCAACACTTTGCCCGGGTCCTGGAGGAGAGAGAGTAGCCATCATAACTACTATAACCCTCCTTCCCGTGACTCATGGATCATTTGGGGTCTCACCTTTTCTGGATCTAGACTAAAATATTTGTCGGCCTCGATGTTATCATGATAAAAGGAAAAGGCACACCGATCTTTGTAGCCCACGCAACGCTCCATGTTCGAGGTGTCGGTCAATAGGATGCGCTCTTGGCTCCAAATATTGGTGTCGCCTCGCTTGGAAAAGTTGGAGTGACCGCTCGATTCTGGGCGCTCCTCTTTTCGTTCCAGTTGTTCCAATTCGTATCGCTTGAGTAGATCCTCACATTCGAAATCCTGAACAATACTGGGATCGAAAATCATAGAACTCTCATCAAGGTTATTTTGACAAGCCTTGAGGACGTTCTGCATGCCGCCGAAAACATATTGTGCGCCCATGAAGAGGTTCGCCTTGCACTCCTCGAGCCATTCGGCGTGGACTGAAAGGTAATCAAGGAGGTCAGGGGATGCAATGTTtcaattcaagccaaggaCTGGAACCTGGTCGGCACTCACTCTCGTCTGCGTCTTCGTCCTCCAGTTTAAAGGCCCTGAGCTTGACACAAGGCTCGAGTTTCTCACACGTGGTCATGGAGGTGGACTTTTGACAGTACTTCCCATAGTATCCTGATTGACATTGGCACTCGCCACAGACGCAGGTGCCGCGACCCATACAGGGATCTCGCGTGAACTTGGTCTGGCAGGCATCGAAGTTCTGAGCGCATCCACAATCCGAACCCGACCAGCCTTCATAGCACGTGCACGTGGTTTGGGAATCCTTGTCACAAGAGCAATGGCCGTGGCCAGAACATGGGTTTCCCGGCCTATTGAATGCAGAGAGAAATGGTTTTAATATGTACCTTCATTCATTAGTTACTCATTGTCATCACTTGAGTCATTGGCGACTATTAATCAAAGACGCTCTAAGGTTGCACTCAGTGGAGTGCTTCAAATTGCGTTGGATtacttttggtttgctttCTAAATGTTTTCTACTCTATCTTGTGACATTGTGAATGAGTCTGTTGTGGATCGACTAAGGACTAAAGTGTGGACTAGCGTGTCATGCCAGACGCACATCATGGCGAGGTCATCATGGCGAATGCCACGCGCCAAGGAGAGTGAGGACCAGGTAATACAAAGAAACACAAACTCTTAGGCTTACATTTTGGTGGGACATTGGTCCACATGGCATTGGCAAAAGTCGCCCCGGTATTTGCCTTGGCATTGACATACCCCGCAATTGCAGTCCCCACGCCCATTGCAAGGAATGGCCTGACCTCGCTCGATGCATGTCTCGGTCAGATCTCCCGACGTTTGGGTGAGTTCACATTGGCAAGAGCGACCCACGTGATTCTCGTCACAGAGACACCCGCCGCAATGGAATGTCCCCTTCTTTTTACATTGGGGAGCATTAGGGAACCTGGCTCCGTCGTCGCAATTGCAATGCTCGCAATTAAGGTTAACGGTCATCTGGTGATTGCTTGAGCCCACAATGCTCACCATGACACGATGCTCATCGCTCGGGTTTTGGCAGAGGTCCTCCTTGGCTGTGATTTGCAATTGAAACTCGAGAGATTGACCTTGGGCCACGTTGGAGCAAACGACGCTTGTGGGGGTGGGGTTCTCACACTTGTCCCCTGTCAATTTAAGGTCGAgatttttgatgtcagtggaGGCTTGCAAGGCTAAGCGGCTCTTGATTTGACGATATTGTTGGGTCACAATGGAGGTCAGCGAGGATGCTTCTTTGGCTAGCAGTCCCACATTGCTGGTCCCTTGAAGGAACTTGCTCAGGTCCTTGTAAAGCTGTTGCATATACTCGTCGACAGCAAAGATCAGAGCCACGTTCTTTTGGCTCATCTTATCGGCGACGTGCCCAAAGGACGGGTAGTCCATCTCAAGTTGCTTGTCGTAATAATGGTGATCTCCTTCTTCGGATAAAGTCAAGTGACATTCGCCATCGTTTGGAATGGTGATTCCACCCAGGTACCCATCATAAGCGAAATGAGTGTCCTCGTCAGTGATTAGAATGATGACTTTCCGGACGTCTTGTCGCCATCCAATGACCTCATCGcaggccaaaacttgcatcaaTGCATCCATGCCGGATTCCGGACTGTCCACATTTCCAGCCAACGGCGAGTTTTCAACCGTCTTCTTGAACGCAGTGGCATTCGAAGTCATGGAGACGTGATGATGAAAACTGTAGGGAGGGGGTTGATTTCTGTTCTGCATTGTCTTATAAGTTGATAATTCGGAAGCAAACGGAGGTGTTGGCTTGTCCGAAAATGACCCGAAACCAAAACGGTAATCTGAAGTGAGTGACATCACTTCCTGAGCAATTTCATCGGCCGCATTCACCAGATTAGTTTTATGAATTGTCATGGAGTTGGAAAGGTCCATCAAGAAATAAATGTCCACGGGCAAATCAAAGAGTTGGGCTTGGAAGGTGACATTGCCAGGCGTCTGTGGGCTCAAGTTGAGTTGAACCTGTTGAGGACTAATCCAATTCTCCTTGGCGATGGGCTTTGCCATAATTTGCCGGACACTGGGTCTCGACTGGATAGGTGTGTCAGAACATGGAATGGCCCTTTTGATGCATCCACGGGCCAATTCTGAGATCTTGGTAGGGCACCAGTGGCAATCCGGTCTCCACAAGCATCTGCCACACGATGAAATGGGCTGATTGAGCTCGTCTGTGCAATAATCGTCGGAGGCACCCAACGATAGGGAGAGAAAGGCCCAAAGAGGGATGAAGAACCTCTGCCAAGTTTGCATGCTCTCCGCCTGTCGAGAATTCTCTTGCTAATCCTGAAAATCGTTTCGCAGCTTGTTCTTGTGAACTTAAAACGATAAGCGTTTGAAGACTTCCTTTCTTGACAGGGCTATCATCTTCGTTTGAAACCTCCCCTTAATTGCCGTGAATTAGAAGTGTTTTGATGAAGTTGGCTCGATTTCCGCTGAGCGAGTGACTCATGTCACGTTTTAGTAGTAGTTATAATAGCATTTTCTCATTGAATCCTTCGCTGAGTTTGTTCAAGTGCGTGTCCCCTCGTTGGAGCAAAAGACTGGTGATGATAAGTTGGGCTTCGTCAAAATTTGGTGTCATACATAAAACATTACACCAAGTACTTCAAGCAAATGACTAAATTCGACATTCTATCTGCCCAGTGAtaaaaaataccctttaaagttttgacggaaattctCAAagacatcttggcatttttctacctcagcAAATCAAAgagaacaactttgattttattactttttggaattctagcccacataaaagtCTTGCATACTTAAAAGCATaaataaaactaaaattttcaaaaacctactccaTGTGAATTGGGAGCATATTTAGTTAGCATTAGGTTATGAGTTATAATATCATCTATTTtaccgctacttagtt is a window from the Tigriopus californicus strain San Diego chromosome 2, Tcal_SD_v2.1, whole genome shotgun sequence genome containing:
- the LOC131893172 gene encoding integrin beta-2-like, which encodes MQTWQRFFIPLWAFLSLSLGASDDYCTDELNQPISSCGRCLWRPDCHWCPTKISELARGCIKRAIPCSDTPIQSRPSVRQIMAKPIAKENWISPQQVQLNLSPQTPGNVTFQAQLFDLPVDIYFLMDLSNSMTIHKTNLVNAADEIAQEVMSLTSDYRFGFGSFSDKPTPPFASELSTYKTMQNRNQPPPYSFHHHVSMTSNATAFKKTVENSPLAGNVDSPESGMDALMQVLACDEVIGWRQDVRKVIILITDEDTHFAYDGYLGGITIPNDGECHLTLSEEGDHHYYDKQLEMDYPSFGHVADKMSQKNVALIFAVDEYMQQLYKDLSKFLQGTSNVGLLAKEASSLTSIVTQQYRQIKSRLALQASTDIKNLDLKLTGDKCENPTPTSVVCSNVAQGQSLEFQLQITAKEDLCQNPSDEHRVMVSIVGSSNHQMTVNLNCEHCNCDDGARFPNAPQCKKKGTFHCGGCLCDENHVGRSCQCELTQTSGDLTETCIERGQAIPCNGRGDCNCGVCQCQGKYRGDFCQCHVDQCPTKMPGNPCSGHGHCSCDKDSQTTCTCYEGWSGSDCGCAQNFDACQTKFTRDPCMGRGTCVCGECQCQSGYYGKYCQKSTSMTTCEKLEPCVKLRAFKLEDEDADEIHAEWLEECKANLFMGAQYVFGGMQNVLKACQNNLDESSMIFDPSIVQDFECEDLLKRYELEQLERKEERPESSGHSNFSKRGDTNIWSQERILLTDTSNMERCVGYKDRCAFSFYHDNIEADKYFSLDPEKDPGKVLVAFRNVSGTYQAITSCTVIPMAVIVGSSIGLLLLSGIVLLITAIVIVNINDLRRWKQYQAWKAENERQLGEQDNPLYESKSTTFQNPSFNS